Genomic DNA from Filimonas effusa:
CTGCCCACAAAAGCAACCCTTGGCAATACCTTGCTCTCCTCGAAAACAATCACCAGCGCTACCCAGGTAGATACGGTCATGTATCCCCGGACACTCACTGATTACACCATCGAAGTAAAAGCAAAAATTACCTCCGTAACCGGCAGAGGCCTCGATATTGAAGGACGGAATAACGCATTCCAGGGCTTCCGGGTATCCCTTGCCGATACTGCCTTCCGTTGGAGCACTCCCTTAAATGCACTGCAGTCGCTTTCAACTCCCGCTGCCGGACAAGACCAGGTGATCCGCATAGCAGTAAAGAACGATTCCGCCTATATCTTTCACAACGGCGCATACATAAAGGTCAATCCCCTGACGGCGATAAACGATATCGTTAACGGTGTTGAAACAAGCGCAGGCATCACGAAAGATAGTATAAACCTGATCGCCGGCTGGGCAGGAACCGCCACCAATAATGCCGGGAAACCAGGCGATTACGGATGGGGATACACCGGCACTACCGTAACAAACCTGTTTAATACGGCAAACGGCACCAGTGGCGTAAGATATACCGATGTAAACGCCACCGTTAACACCCACACCCTGGATGGCAATACCTATAATGGCCGCCTGCTCTTTTTACGCTGGGATGGAAATACAACTTCCGGCACCGTGTACAACTATCCGGTTGTGCTGGAAGCCAATACGACCTACGATTTTTCACTTTTACACGCCTATTTTTCAAATGCCACAGGCGCAAGAACAATTACTGCTGGCATTGGAAAAACAACCGGCATCGCCGGCCGCATCGCCTCACACCAGTTTGTCACCAGCGGAACCAAAACCTTAAAAAGAGAAGAATTCGTGTTCACCTCGCAGGAGGCCGGCACTTATTATATTACCATCAATGGCGATTGGGGACTGTTTACGGTGGGAGAACTGTCGCTTAATAAAATTATAGGAGGCGCCCGCCTGGTCATTGGTAAAAACTACCCCAATGGCGCAGTAAATATGCAGATCACCTCCATCACCTGCGACGATGGTGCTTACGCGCCAACAACGCTCTTGACCGGCGCATTACAAAATGTAACTATTTCAGGGAAGGTGGTAAGTCGTATTCCCGCAACGAATACAAATTTTATAGTGCCCGGGAAAACCGATTTTCATCTCACAGGCGATTATGCGCCATTTATAAATGGCACTGTAGCACTCAACTCCCCGGACGCATGGCTGTTTTTCGATAATGTGAAGCCCGCTGTTGTATTGTCGAAATGGATGGGTAATATAAGTATTAACGGCGCCCCGGCTGCTAACAACGCCAACGTGCGCGTTGCCATTTATAAGAACGGCGCCGTGGTTATACCTGAAGGAAACCTGGTATCCGCCCGCGCAATGGAAATTTTCACCCAGCCCAACCTGGCAGGAACTACAAAACAACTCGAAATTCAAACCTACCATAACAACCTGGCCGCTTTCGATAATAAGATCCGCTCTTTTATCCTGCGACGCGGTTATATGGCTACCGTTGCCAACAATAGCGACGGCTCCGGGTATAGCCGGGTTTTTATAGCCAATGATAGCGACCTGGTCGTCAATAATATGCCTTCGGGCCTCGACACCTCCATATCTTTCATCCGCATTTTTAAATGGGATTGGGAAAGTAAAAAAGGCTGGGCCGGAGGAGGCACACCGGTAGACCAGGTGAATGCAACCTGGTTTTACGACTGGAATATCGGCGGTACACCAACTGCCGATCACAACTATGTTATGATCCGGCAAAATGGCGGCTGGCCTTCCTGGGAAGATATCCGCGCAAAACAAGGCGTGAACTCCCTGTCGGGTTTCAACGAACCCGATCAGGCCGAACAGGCTAATATGACAGTGGACCAGTGTATCGCGCAATGGCCGGATATGATGAAGTCCGGGCAACGTATCGGATCGCCTTCACCTGCCAATCCAACAAGTAGCTGGTTGTCTTCTTTTATCGGCAAATGCGACGAACTGAATTACAGGGTCGACTATGTCACGATCCACTGCTATTGGAATAGCCTTACACCGCAAGGCTGGTACAACAGGCTGAAAAGCATTTACGACGTTGTGAAAAGACCGCTTTGGATAACCGAATGGAACAATGGCGCCAACTGGACAGGTGAATCCTGGCCTTCCGATGAAAACGCCGCTTTCCAAAAACAACTGACCGACCTCAAAGGCATCTTACAGGTGCTGGATACTACATCCTTTGTGGAAAGATATGCGATCTACAACTGGGTGGAAAACAAGCGGGCAATGGTTCTTGCAGATACGCTTACGCCCGCAGGGAAATATTATGCCGCCAACAGGTCAGATCTGGCGTTTAAAACTGCTCAGGAGTTCACTCACCAGTGGCACCTTGTGGCGCCGCGTATAGATACTTCCATTAATGCGGATGACTTCTTCAAAGTAACGCTCTCATTTAAAGACCTCAACGGCGAACTGGGTTCTAAATATATACTCGAACGTTTGATCGATGGTCGCGATACCGGCTATACTGCTGTAAGCACCTATACAGGGTATGCCGTTTCAGGCACTTTAACTTTTACAGATAGTGTTTACGCAAAAGCAAGCTATCGGGTGAAAGCTTACAATAAAGCAGGCACCCAGTTTGTTTCTTCCGCGGTAATGATCGTTAGCAGAGACCTCACGCCGGTAGCCCCTGTTAGCCTTACAGGAACGGTATTATCTTCTACCCGCATCAGCTTGTCCTGGAACGCAGGCGCCTATGCCCGTGCCTACAACCTGAAACGGTCGCTTAATGCAAACGGACCTTTTACCACGGTACTGCCACGTACAAGAAGTTTCTCATTTACCGATACGGCACTTGCTGCCGGTACAACCTACTACTACATTGTCACCTCTCTTAATTCAGCAGGAGAGAGCGCTAACTCCACGGTATTGCAGATAACAACCAATGACCTGGTAGCGCCCGCCGCAGTAATGAATCCAAGGGCCGCATCGGGAGATGCAAAAGCCATTCTTACATGGGACTTCATCTACGACGCAAAATATGAGATAGCACGTTCCACCACGCTTAACGGAACATATGCTGTTATTGCTACAGATGTAGATGCCCTGCGCTTCGAAGATCTCAACAGAACCAACGGAACTGCGTACTATTACAAAATCGCCGCATATAATGCAGCAGGCCGCAGCACGCAAACTACATCGCTGGTGGCTACGCCGGTACTTGGCCAGCACCTTCATATCGGATTTAATGAAGCAACCGGCACCGTGGCTGCCGACGACTGGGGCGGGTATCACGCAACCCTGTTCAATAATGCAACCTGGACAAATGGAAAAGAGAATACGCCCGGCGCAGTATCGCTGGTAAAAGCATCCTCCTCCTATATGCAGCTGGCTTCCGGTGTGGTAAGCACCATAAACAACTTTACAATTGCTGCCTGGATTAAACTGCCGGCAAATCAGGGTAACAATACGCGGCTGTTCGACTTCGGTAACGGTACCTCTACCTTTATGGTCTTCGTTCCAAGAACCGGAACCAGTGTCAGGTATAAGATCACATGCGCCACCGGCACCTACGATCGTTATATCCCCTTCGAAATTCCGCTGGATACATGGGTACACGTCGCCATCAGCCAACAGGGAAATATCTTTAAGTTCTATGCAAATGGTGAATTGAAATATTCCGATAGCGCCGCCACAGTTAAGCCCGCCGATATGGGCATAACAACGCAAAACTTCCTCGGAAGATCCCAGTTTAGCGCCGACGCCTATAGCGATCATACTTACGATGACTTTAGGATCTATAACTATGCGTTGAGCGATCAAAACATAAACGACCTCGTAAACAACAACACATTGCTTGTTTCCGCCAGGTCTGTCATGAATCTTGACGATACCGTAAAACAAAAAACAAATGACAACAACGCATCAATTCAGCTTTATCCTAATCCTGCCCGCACTTATGTAAAAGTTGCTGGGCTGGATAGCCGGGTGGTCAATCATTATTCATTGTTCTCGGTATCCGGCAACAGAATTGCTGCAGGTATAGTGAAAGGAGGTACAATTCAATTGCCTGCCAACCTGCCTGTAGGAAACTACATTGTTCAGATCACAGACAGAACAAGGATCCTGGCCACAAGGCAAATTATTATTATACATTAAAAGGTCTTATCATAACCAGGCTTCGGAAGATCCGGAGCCTGGTTTTAACTAACTGATATGTTCAATAATCAATATGCAACAAACAGGCATCATCTTCTTAGGTGATATATAAATATAGACTAATACAAAATTGTATAAAGCGATCTGTCATGCCATTTTAAAGCCGGTAGGGCAAAACGCTGTACGTAATGAATAATAGACCTTGTAGCTGGAATGGTATTGATTTAAACTGCTGATCTGATATAGTAGTATTTTAACCCAAATAATTTAGGATTTGACACTTTTTGCTATATTTACTTACTTCAGGAAATCGATTGGCTTAATAATACTTGCCGGTACTGTAATTTTTTTGTGTCATATGAGAAGACTGTTATTGTGTGTGTACTGCTTAATGGCTGTAAGTTTCCTTTATTCCAGGGAACCTGGTGCAACAGAAAATCCGGTTATCTACAGGTTGGGCATCGACAGGGGATTGTCTAATAATTCTGTCAGATGTATCTATCAGGATCATAATGGCTTTATGTGGTTTGGAACATATGACGGATTGAATAGATACGATGGCTCCTCCTTTAAAATCTTCAGGAACAAACTGAATGACTCTACTTCTCTTCCGCATAACTATATCTACTCGATAGGAGAGGACGCCAATAACAACCTATGGGTAGGAACAGGGCAGGGACTTTGCTTTTTCAGCAACCTTACCGATAAATTCTCTCCCGCCTATTATCTGGAACGAAGTACCGGTAAAAGAAGGAAAATAACTTTTAACGTCAGCAATGTTGTTGCCGACTTAAACAATAACCTCGTCATAAGTACAGCAGGAGAAGGTTTGCTGCTCCAGGAAGCCCGGCAGAATGCAGCAGTAAAAATTCCGATAAATAAACAGGGAAAGCTTCAATACCAGTACACTTCTATACTTACAAAAGATCACAAGGGAAACATATGGGTCTTTGTTCCGGATTTTGGATTATGCCTGTTCTCGCCGGCTACCAAGAAAATGCAGCTCCTGATGACCAATATCAGTGGCGTTCATGCCATCAGGGCCGATACCATCGGTAACCTGTGGATAGCAACAGCTTCAGGTTTGTATCAGTATAACATCGCCGGCCGGTCTGTTTCTTACCAATATACATCAGCTAAAAATGAACTGACTTCCGACAATATCATGACGCTTGCCATCGATAGCGAAAATAATATCTGGGCAGGCACAGAGATCAGTGGTATCAATATCGTTAACCCCGCCACAAGAACTGTGAAGCATCTTTTACCCGGCGAGGGACGCGATGAACTAAGCAGCGAGTCCATCATGTCTATCTACGAAGATCGTGAACGCAGGCAATGGATTGGCACAGCCAAAGGCGGTATCAATATTATTGATCGCCAGAAAAAACTCTTCCAGCCTGTCACACATGATCCCAATAACAGGAATAGTCTTATCAATAACTTTGCATCCAGCTTTTGTGAAGATGGAAAAGATAAACTCTGGATTGGAACCGATGGGGGCGGCGTCAGTATCTGGAACAGGCAAACCAATAAGTATAGCAATTATAAACACGAACCAGTAAACAGCGCTTCGCTTAGTCATAATGCCGTAACCTCTATAAAAAAAGACTACCTGGGTAATATATGGATCAGTACTTACGGCGGAGGCATCAATAAATACAATCCCGCATCAAACTCATTTAGCCATTATGTTTGCTCAAACCCCGTGACCGGCAGGGAAAACGTGAATGTATGGGCCCTTTATGAAGACCGTGATAAAAACTTTTGGGCAACTACTTTTTCCTCGGGTAAATTGTATTTACTGAACAGGAGCCTGGATAAGTTCGAAGTCTTTGATCAGGGACTTTACGACCTTATCTCCATATACGAAGATAGCGGTGGCGCGCTTTGGGTAGGTAATTCCCATGAGCTCATCAGGATCAATAAAAAAGACAGGTCCTTCGTTGAGTTTGAAATAGGTAAACCGGTAAGGGATATTTTCGAAGACAGCAAAGGACGCTTCTGGCTGGGCACAGAAGGGGGAGGGTTGCTGCTGTTCGATCGCAGATCGGGCACCATTAAAAAACGTTTTTCTGATGCAGACGGACTATGCAATAATTCTGTCCTTAAGATCCTGGAAGATAGAGCCGGCAACCTATGGCTCAGCACATTTAACGGTTTGGCCCGGTTCGATTTCAACAAAAATAGTTTCAAGAACTTTTACCAGAGCGATGGCCTTCAAAGCAACCAGTTCCTATACAGTTCGGCATTAAAACTCCGCTCAGGCGAGTTGGTTTTTGGTGGCGTAAAAGGAATGAACCTTTTTGATCCTGATAGCTTAAGTGGCCGCTCCTTCATGCCGCCGGTATTATTAACCGGCATTTTAATCAATAACAATCCGCTCACGCTCGACCGGCATCTGTCTGTAGAGACGTCTAACCAGCTTTTTACCAAAGTAACGGTACCCTATAACGAAGCGGTGTTTTCATTTGAATTTGCCGCCCTGGAGTATTCTTCCCCAAGTAAGATCAACTATGCTTACATGCTCGAAGGCTGGGATAAATCATGGAACTACACAAACGCCGTGCGCACCGCCAACTACACGAACCTGCCGGAAGGCTCTTATACTTTGCGCATAAAATCAACCAATGTCGAAGGCACCTGGAACAACAAAGAAGCACAGCTGAAGATAGTGGTATTACCCCCATGGTACCGCTCCTGGTGGGCGTATTCAATATACTTATTAATGACAGTAGCCGCAGTATACGCCTATCAGCAGTATAAGAACAAGCGCACCAGGCTCGAGTATGAAGTAAGAATAGCAAAGCTCAATGCAGATAATGAACGTGCCGAGAAACAAAAAAGCCAGGCCGAACTGCAAACCGCTAAAGCCGAGCAGGACCGCCAGGCGGCTGCATTGGCACTGTCTAAAGCCGAACAGGAGAGGAGCACGGCAGAACTGGAAAAGCAAAAGGTGATCTATGAAGCCGAAAAGGAAATAAATGAGAAAAGACTATCCTTCTTTACAAGCATCTCCCATGAATTTAAAACGCCGCTGACATTAATTATAAACCCGGTTAAAGAACTCCTCGACCAGTTTAAACAAAACAAGGAGGCATCCAATCCGGTTGAAGCAGAACTGAATATAGTCTATCGCAATGCCCGCCGGATGTTGAACCTGATTAACCAGTTGCTGCTTTTCCGTAAAGCCGAAGCTGATTTCAACTTACCTAATCGTACTAACGTCGGCATCTTCCACCTGGTACAGGACGTTTACCTTTATTTCTCCCAGCAGGCAAAATCTAAAGCCATTGATTATGAATTCGACTGCCCGGATAAGAATATTGTATGCTCCGTTGACCGGGATAAACTGGAAGTGATATTGTATAACCTGCTTTCCAACGCGTTTAAATACACACCCGATCACGGCCGCATTTTGTTAAGCGTACGTTTCAGCGCAGGTCAGTTGAATATAAAGGTCAGCGACAACGGTACAGGTATCGATCCTTCGATCGGGGATAAACTGTTTGAACGGTTTTACCAGGCCGCGAATGCTAAAACCGGCTTCGGCATTGGTCTCTATGTGGTGAAACAGTTCGCCAATGCACATGACGGCGATATCACGTATGAAAGTGAGCCGGGTAAAGGCACCAGCTTCTTTGTTACAATTGCCGCCCCCGAAGTAGAACAAAAGGAATACCTCCCACAGGATAATCCAGCTGAGCTAAGTTTACTCGCAGTTCCCGAAAACGAGGAACAGGTGCGCCAGGAAGCCGCCGTAGAAGAAATTAGCACAAGTCCCATGGTCTCCGGGCAAAAGATCATTCTTTTAATAGATGATAACGAAGAGATCAGGAAATACCTCCGCCATATTTTCGAAACAATGTTTAAGGTTTATGAAGCCGGAAGTGGAGAAGAAGGTTTAAAACTTGCACACCTGCATCAGCCGGACATCATTATTAGCGACGTGGTAATGCAGGGTATCAACGGAATTGATCTTTGTAAAACAATTAAAGACGATAGCGGTCTCGGCCATATTCCCGTTATTCTATTAACAGGCAACGAATCTGCCGAAAGCAGGCTTAAAGGTGTAGAAGGCGGCGCAGATGATTACATTACCAAACCTTTTGAAAAAGACCTGCTCGTGGCAAGGGTGCAAAACCTTTTAAACAGGCGCACAAGCCTTCAGAAATACTTCTACAACGAGGTCACGCTCCAGCAGAATACACTACGCATTTCACAGGAATACAAGGAATTTATCGACCGCTGTATCGAAATCGTGGAAGATCATATTGAAGATGACCAGTTTTCGATTAAAACACTCGCTTACGAACTAAGAATGAGTTACTCGAAAATGAATAAAAAGATCAAAGCCATCTCCGGCCAGCCTGCTAACGCCTTTATCCGGTTCATCCGGTTGCGTAAAGCGGCAGAGCTTTTTATTAATGCGAATCATAATGTAAGCGAAACCGCCTTTATGGTAGGCATGAAGGATGTCAGGTATTTCAGAGAGCAGTTTTTTAAGCTCTTTGGCATGAATCCATCCGAGTATATCGAAAAATACAGGAAGAGTTTCGGTAACAATTATAGTCTCAACGAAAAGCTGATTAAATAAGCGCGAAAGCCAGTAAGCTTTCCCCCGGCTCATTTCCGGGAATGGGTTTACCTGTAAACACATATGTCTACGAATTAGCCCCCTTATTTATTTCCCCTGTTACATAGCCTAAGATCCTATCGGGTAAACGCGTGAACCTAAAACAGTATATAAAAAGCCGCCGCCGGGCTACATTTTACCCGGCTCGCGCCCCCGGCGCCTGTAGTTTTTCGTTTTGCACATAAGGAAACTGCAATATGCTGGGCCGCCGGGAAGCCGGCCACTGCCACTTCTTTATTCCAACGCTTCCAAACACGCAGACAAAACTTAACCGGATTTTTTATACGAGAGAAATGCAAGTTTACCCCCTTTTTAGCAAATCTACCCCCCCTGTCTTTGGCCCCCTCCAGGCCTATTTTGCACTGGACTTTGAGAGCGAAACCTGTTGCAGGCTTGCCTCAAAGCATTTTTTAGCCAAAGTAATTGCCATATGTTTTGTACCAGAAGTTATGCTTGTTTACCTCGTTTACCCGCGTCTTTAACCCTCGCTGATATTAAAACATCAGCTCAGTCATTTAAGCGCCTGTTCACCACGCGCATTCATGCTTAAGCCATAAAAAATTCAATTATGTTAAACAGTTTTACAATCAAACCGAAAGACGCCATGCTGCTCAAAGCCAGTGGACTCATTTTGTTTTGTTTCATCCTGGCCCTTCCCCGGGTTCTTTCACAAACGTCTAGACCTGCAAGCCCGCAAACCGAAACGGTTAAAGGCAAGGTGATCGACTCTGCCGGCAGCGGCCTTGCCGACGTAACAGTACAGGTAAAAGGAACCAATACCACCACAAAAACTTCTCCTTCAGGCGACTTTTCTATCAGGGCAGCCAGTGGCGCTGTACTGCTCATCACCCACGTAAGTTATAATAGCCAGGAAGTGAAAGTTACCGGCAGGGAGCTTATTACAGTAAGCCTCACACCAGCCGCAACCGCTTTATCCGAAGTGGTCGTTATCGGTTACGGTACCATGAAAAAGAAAGACCTCACCGGCTCTGTTGTTCAGGTACGTCCCGATCGTCTGGCAAATGAAAACCCCAATACCGTACAGGATGTTCTCCGCGGTACACCCGGCTTACAGGTAGGATACGATCCGTCGGCCAAAGGCGGCGGCAGCATGCAGATCCGTGGTCAAAGATCCGTTTACACCGAAGGCGGACACAACGACCCCCTCATTATCCTCGACGGTATGATCTTCTATGGTGAATTATCTGAATTGAACCCGGACGACATCGGCCAGATCGACGTATTGAAAGATGCCTCTGCAGCAGCTGTGTACGGCTCAAGGGCGGCAAGCGGCGTTATCATCGTTACCACTAAAAAAGGTAAGATCGGTAAGCCCGTGGTAAATGTGAGCGCAAACTATGGCGCTACCACAAAAAGCAACTACCGCGAAGTCTTTGGCCCCGACGCCTATATGAAATATCGCGAAGACTGGTACAAAAAAGACTCCTACGGCCTCAACGCCACTACAGGTAAATACGAAGCTTACCAGGCTTCCGCAACAGCAGGTAAATACGGTTATTACGATAACCCGGCTAACCTGTCTAAATATGGCATTTCATTGGAACAATGGCGCGCATATACAACCAATACTGCAGGTGAATCCGACGCCAGCATCTATGCCCGCCGCCTCGGCCTCGAAGGTGGTGTGCTGAAAGATTACCTGGCAGGTAATACTTTCGACTGGTACAAACATACTTTTCGTACAGGCATCAACCAGGATTACAATACCAGCATATCAGGCGCCAGCGACAGAATGAACTATTATATGTCAGTTGGTTACCTGCGCAACCAGGGTGCTGTGGACTATAACGATTACAAGGCAGTTCGCTCTAATATAAAACTCAGCGGTAAAGTAAATGACTGGCTCGAAATAGGTACCAACATTAACTTCCAGAACCGTAGCGATGGCGATCTTTCTCCAGGACTCGGCCTCAACTATTGGGACGCCAACCAGATCCGTAACGCGCCTTATAGTCACTATCGCAACGACGATGGCACCCTGGCGCAATACCCAATGGGCGATGCCAATATCAGGAGAGGGGTGAACCACGATTTCGATAAACAATACCTGGAACTGGAAAAAGGTTACACCGTACTGAATACCATCTTCACCACAAAAGTGAAGCTGCCTTTCAACATTACTTATTCTTTTAACGTTGCTCCACGTTACCAATGGTTCTTCAACCGCTACTTCATGTCTGCAGCCCTTCCTGAATCTCTTCCCGTAAACAGGGGCGTTGATCGCGAAACTGCCAAGAACTTCGACTGGTCGCTCAACAATACCATCTCTTGGGAACAAACCTTTGCCAAAAAGCATCGCTTTAATGTAACATTGGTACAGGAAGCAGAAGAACGCAGATCCTGGAGAGAAGTGATTAATGCCCGCAATATTCTTCCTTCCGATGCATTGGGCTTCCACAACATCTCTAATGCGACAAAGGAGAACAGCTCTTTCTCAAGCACCGATATGCACCAGACTGC
This window encodes:
- a CDS encoding glycosyl hydrolase — translated: MKKKLLLTSLLSLYCLSKLLAQMPNLPTKATLGNTLLSSKTITSATQVDTVMYPRTLTDYTIEVKAKITSVTGRGLDIEGRNNAFQGFRVSLADTAFRWSTPLNALQSLSTPAAGQDQVIRIAVKNDSAYIFHNGAYIKVNPLTAINDIVNGVETSAGITKDSINLIAGWAGTATNNAGKPGDYGWGYTGTTVTNLFNTANGTSGVRYTDVNATVNTHTLDGNTYNGRLLFLRWDGNTTSGTVYNYPVVLEANTTYDFSLLHAYFSNATGARTITAGIGKTTGIAGRIASHQFVTSGTKTLKREEFVFTSQEAGTYYITINGDWGLFTVGELSLNKIIGGARLVIGKNYPNGAVNMQITSITCDDGAYAPTTLLTGALQNVTISGKVVSRIPATNTNFIVPGKTDFHLTGDYAPFINGTVALNSPDAWLFFDNVKPAVVLSKWMGNISINGAPAANNANVRVAIYKNGAVVIPEGNLVSARAMEIFTQPNLAGTTKQLEIQTYHNNLAAFDNKIRSFILRRGYMATVANNSDGSGYSRVFIANDSDLVVNNMPSGLDTSISFIRIFKWDWESKKGWAGGGTPVDQVNATWFYDWNIGGTPTADHNYVMIRQNGGWPSWEDIRAKQGVNSLSGFNEPDQAEQANMTVDQCIAQWPDMMKSGQRIGSPSPANPTSSWLSSFIGKCDELNYRVDYVTIHCYWNSLTPQGWYNRLKSIYDVVKRPLWITEWNNGANWTGESWPSDENAAFQKQLTDLKGILQVLDTTSFVERYAIYNWVENKRAMVLADTLTPAGKYYAANRSDLAFKTAQEFTHQWHLVAPRIDTSINADDFFKVTLSFKDLNGELGSKYILERLIDGRDTGYTAVSTYTGYAVSGTLTFTDSVYAKASYRVKAYNKAGTQFVSSAVMIVSRDLTPVAPVSLTGTVLSSTRISLSWNAGAYARAYNLKRSLNANGPFTTVLPRTRSFSFTDTALAAGTTYYYIVTSLNSAGESANSTVLQITTNDLVAPAAVMNPRAASGDAKAILTWDFIYDAKYEIARSTTLNGTYAVIATDVDALRFEDLNRTNGTAYYYKIAAYNAAGRSTQTTSLVATPVLGQHLHIGFNEATGTVAADDWGGYHATLFNNATWTNGKENTPGAVSLVKASSSYMQLASGVVSTINNFTIAAWIKLPANQGNNTRLFDFGNGTSTFMVFVPRTGTSVRYKITCATGTYDRYIPFEIPLDTWVHVAISQQGNIFKFYANGELKYSDSAATVKPADMGITTQNFLGRSQFSADAYSDHTYDDFRIYNYALSDQNINDLVNNNTLLVSARSVMNLDDTVKQKTNDNNASIQLYPNPARTYVKVAGLDSRVVNHYSLFSVSGNRIAAGIVKGGTIQLPANLPVGNYIVQITDRTRILATRQIIIIH
- a CDS encoding two-component regulator propeller domain-containing protein; translated protein: MRRLLLCVYCLMAVSFLYSREPGATENPVIYRLGIDRGLSNNSVRCIYQDHNGFMWFGTYDGLNRYDGSSFKIFRNKLNDSTSLPHNYIYSIGEDANNNLWVGTGQGLCFFSNLTDKFSPAYYLERSTGKRRKITFNVSNVVADLNNNLVISTAGEGLLLQEARQNAAVKIPINKQGKLQYQYTSILTKDHKGNIWVFVPDFGLCLFSPATKKMQLLMTNISGVHAIRADTIGNLWIATASGLYQYNIAGRSVSYQYTSAKNELTSDNIMTLAIDSENNIWAGTEISGINIVNPATRTVKHLLPGEGRDELSSESIMSIYEDRERRQWIGTAKGGINIIDRQKKLFQPVTHDPNNRNSLINNFASSFCEDGKDKLWIGTDGGGVSIWNRQTNKYSNYKHEPVNSASLSHNAVTSIKKDYLGNIWISTYGGGINKYNPASNSFSHYVCSNPVTGRENVNVWALYEDRDKNFWATTFSSGKLYLLNRSLDKFEVFDQGLYDLISIYEDSGGALWVGNSHELIRINKKDRSFVEFEIGKPVRDIFEDSKGRFWLGTEGGGLLLFDRRSGTIKKRFSDADGLCNNSVLKILEDRAGNLWLSTFNGLARFDFNKNSFKNFYQSDGLQSNQFLYSSALKLRSGELVFGGVKGMNLFDPDSLSGRSFMPPVLLTGILINNNPLTLDRHLSVETSNQLFTKVTVPYNEAVFSFEFAALEYSSPSKINYAYMLEGWDKSWNYTNAVRTANYTNLPEGSYTLRIKSTNVEGTWNNKEAQLKIVVLPPWYRSWWAYSIYLLMTVAAVYAYQQYKNKRTRLEYEVRIAKLNADNERAEKQKSQAELQTAKAEQDRQAAALALSKAEQERSTAELEKQKVIYEAEKEINEKRLSFFTSISHEFKTPLTLIINPVKELLDQFKQNKEASNPVEAELNIVYRNARRMLNLINQLLLFRKAEADFNLPNRTNVGIFHLVQDVYLYFSQQAKSKAIDYEFDCPDKNIVCSVDRDKLEVILYNLLSNAFKYTPDHGRILLSVRFSAGQLNIKVSDNGTGIDPSIGDKLFERFYQAANAKTGFGIGLYVVKQFANAHDGDITYESEPGKGTSFFVTIAAPEVEQKEYLPQDNPAELSLLAVPENEEQVRQEAAVEEISTSPMVSGQKIILLIDDNEEIRKYLRHIFETMFKVYEAGSGEEGLKLAHLHQPDIIISDVVMQGINGIDLCKTIKDDSGLGHIPVILLTGNESAESRLKGVEGGADDYITKPFEKDLLVARVQNLLNRRTSLQKYFYNEVTLQQNTLRISQEYKEFIDRCIEIVEDHIEDDQFSIKTLAYELRMSYSKMNKKIKAISGQPANAFIRFIRLRKAAELFINANHNVSETAFMVGMKDVRYFREQFFKLFGMNPSEYIEKYRKSFGNNYSLNEKLIK
- a CDS encoding SusC/RagA family TonB-linked outer membrane protein: MLNSFTIKPKDAMLLKASGLILFCFILALPRVLSQTSRPASPQTETVKGKVIDSAGSGLADVTVQVKGTNTTTKTSPSGDFSIRAASGAVLLITHVSYNSQEVKVTGRELITVSLTPAATALSEVVVIGYGTMKKKDLTGSVVQVRPDRLANENPNTVQDVLRGTPGLQVGYDPSAKGGGSMQIRGQRSVYTEGGHNDPLIILDGMIFYGELSELNPDDIGQIDVLKDASAAAVYGSRAASGVIIVTTKKGKIGKPVVNVSANYGATTKSNYREVFGPDAYMKYREDWYKKDSYGLNATTGKYEAYQASATAGKYGYYDNPANLSKYGISLEQWRAYTTNTAGESDASIYARRLGLEGGVLKDYLAGNTFDWYKHTFRTGINQDYNTSISGASDRMNYYMSVGYLRNQGAVDYNDYKAVRSNIKLSGKVNDWLEIGTNINFQNRSDGDLSPGLGLNYWDANQIRNAPYSHYRNDDGTLAQYPMGDANIRRGVNHDFDKQYLELEKGYTVLNTIFTTKVKLPFNITYSFNVAPRYQWFFNRYFMSAALPESLPVNRGVDRETAKNFDWSLNNTISWEQTFAKKHRFNVTLVQEAEERRSWREVINARNILPSDALGFHNISNATKENSSFSSTDMHQTADALLARLFYSYDSRYMLTASVRRDGYSAFGQNNPYATFPSLAFAWGFTNEKFFKWQDVMSTGKLRVSWGENGNRSLADPYISLANLGSGQGATMGYIVGTGMDEVKYLLVDRLANPNLQWEKTASMNIGLDFGFLNDRITGSIEYYSMKTHDMIMAQRLPGFTGFGSITTNLGEVRNKGVEFFISSANIQNDKFKWNTTFSLSYNQNKITHLYYQSENILDAAGNVIGVKEMDDKSNGWFIGKPISAIWDYRATGIWQANEVDEAKRYNQRPGDPKVANNYTADDKKNADGSITPVYNDKDREFLGQTAPPLNWQLRNDFTLFKNWNLSFNIYSYMGHKSLAGEYLNKDNGGSLITYNYNTFAKEYWTPENPTGKYARLDANAPAGAGANKLYNRSFIRLESIAFGYSFPKRWISKYDISNVKLFGSVRNVAVWQKDWEYGDPETGGLATRIYSFGLNVTF